One Enterococcus silesiacus genomic window carries:
- a CDS encoding IMP dehydrogenase (catalyzes the synthesis of xanthosine monophosphate by the NAD+ dependent oxidation of inosine monophosphate), translated as MSNWETKFVKKGLTFDDVLLIPAESHVLPNEVDMSIQLAKNIKLNIPLISASMDTVTDSKMAISMARQGGLGVIHKNMSIAQQADEVRKVKRSESGVIIDPFFLTPTNLVADAENLMSKYRISGVPIVETMDNRKLVGIITNRDMRFVTDYQMKIDEVMTKDNLVTAPVGTSLKDAEKILQKHKIEKLPIVDENNRLSGLITIKDIEKVIEFPNAAKDEHGRLLAAAAVGVTSDTFERAEALLEAGVDAIIIDTAHGHSAGVIRKIKEIRDTFPEATLIAGNIATAEGAKALYDVGVDVVKVGIGPGSICTTRVVAGVGVPQLTAIYDAASVARKYGKAIIADGGIKYSGDIVKALAAGGHAVMLGSMLAGTDESPGEFEIYQGRRFKTYRGMGSLGAMEKGSSDRYFQGGVNEANKLVPEGIEGRVAYKGSVSDIVFQMIGGLKSGMGYVGAANLKQLRDEAQFIQMSGNGLKESHPHDVQITKEAPNYSVEQ; from the coding sequence ATGTCTAACTGGGAAACAAAATTCGTGAAAAAAGGTCTTACATTTGATGATGTTTTATTGATTCCAGCAGAAAGTCACGTGTTGCCTAATGAAGTGGATATGAGTATCCAACTAGCAAAAAATATTAAGTTGAATATCCCTCTGATCAGTGCAAGTATGGACACAGTAACGGATAGTAAAATGGCCATTTCAATGGCTCGTCAAGGTGGTTTAGGTGTTATTCATAAAAATATGAGCATCGCGCAACAAGCAGATGAAGTTCGTAAAGTAAAACGTTCTGAAAGTGGCGTAATCATTGACCCATTTTTCTTAACACCAACGAATTTAGTAGCAGATGCAGAAAATCTGATGAGTAAATACCGTATCAGTGGAGTGCCAATCGTAGAAACGATGGATAATCGTAAATTGGTTGGTATCATTACGAACCGCGACATGCGTTTTGTAACAGATTATCAAATGAAGATTGACGAAGTCATGACAAAAGATAATTTAGTCACTGCCCCAGTTGGTACTTCTCTAAAAGACGCTGAAAAGATTTTACAAAAACATAAAATTGAAAAATTACCAATCGTTGATGAAAACAACCGTTTGAGTGGGTTGATTACAATCAAAGATATTGAAAAAGTAATTGAATTTCCGAATGCAGCAAAAGATGAACATGGTCGTTTACTAGCAGCTGCGGCTGTGGGTGTTACCAGTGATACCTTTGAACGTGCCGAAGCTTTATTAGAAGCAGGAGTAGATGCGATCATTATCGATACGGCACATGGTCATAGTGCTGGTGTGATTCGTAAAATCAAAGAAATTCGTGATACCTTCCCGGAAGCAACGCTTATTGCTGGAAATATCGCAACAGCAGAAGGAGCTAAAGCTCTTTACGATGTAGGTGTGGATGTGGTTAAAGTTGGGATCGGACCTGGTTCTATTTGTACAACTCGTGTTGTAGCTGGAGTTGGTGTGCCTCAATTAACAGCAATTTATGATGCAGCTTCCGTGGCCCGTAAATACGGTAAGGCTATTATTGCTGATGGTGGAATCAAGTATTCAGGAGATATCGTCAAGGCTTTAGCAGCTGGTGGACATGCCGTTATGTTAGGCAGTATGCTAGCTGGTACAGATGAATCACCAGGCGAATTTGAAATCTATCAAGGCCGTCGCTTTAAAACATATCGTGGTATGGGTTCACTAGGTGCCATGGAAAAAGGGTCAAGTGATCGTTATTTCCAAGGCGGAGTCAACGAAGCAAATAAATTAGTTCCAGAAGGTATTGAAGGTCGTGTTGCTTATAAAGGCAGTGTATCAGACATCGTATTCCAAATGATCGGTGGTTTAAAATCAGGTATGGGCTATGTCGGTGCGGCAAACTTAAAACAATTACGTGACGAAGCGCAATTTATTCAAATGAGCGGGAATGGTTTAAAAGAATCTCACCCTCATGATGTTCAAATTACGAAAGAAGCACCTAATTATTCTGTAGAACAATAA
- a CDS encoding serine--tRNA ligase (catalyzes a two-step reaction, first charging a serine molecule by linking its carboxyl group to the alpha-phosphate of ATP, followed by transfer of the aminoacyl-adenylate to its tRNA), translating into MLDVKMIRQNFDEVQAKLKTRGVKEEVLVEFLRLDESRRNLLVKSEELKKYRNDVSAEIAQLKRAKEDAADKIAEMKEVGGNIKAMDTEIEAIDAKLQEISTTLPNLPHDSVPVGADEDDNVEVRRWSEPRNFAFEPKPHWDVAENLDILDFERGAKVSGSRFVYYKGLGARLERALYNFMLDMHVYDHGYTEMMTPYIVNSNSMFGTGQFPKFKEDVFQLEGTDMTLIPTAEVPLTNYYNNEILDSKDLPIYFTALSPSFRSEAGSAGRDTRGLIRLHQFNKVEMVKFSDAEHSYEELEKMTANAEDILQKLNLPYRVMSLATGDMGFSAAKTYDLEVWIPAQNAYREISSCSNCEDFQARRAMIRYRDDNDKVQYAHTLNGSGLAVGRTVAAVLENYQNEDGTVTIPEVLVPYMGNLKLIK; encoded by the coding sequence ATGTTAGATGTAAAAATGATCCGTCAAAATTTCGATGAAGTTCAAGCAAAATTGAAAACACGTGGTGTAAAAGAAGAAGTATTAGTAGAGTTTTTACGCTTAGATGAAAGTCGCCGGAACTTATTAGTGAAGTCAGAAGAACTGAAAAAATATCGTAATGATGTTTCAGCAGAAATTGCACAACTAAAACGGGCTAAAGAAGATGCTGCTGACAAGATCGCTGAAATGAAAGAAGTTGGCGGCAATATCAAAGCAATGGACACTGAAATTGAAGCCATCGACGCTAAACTTCAAGAAATTTCTACAACCTTACCAAATCTCCCTCATGACTCAGTGCCAGTAGGAGCAGATGAAGATGATAATGTTGAGGTCCGCCGTTGGAGTGAACCTAGAAATTTTGCTTTTGAGCCAAAACCACATTGGGATGTAGCTGAAAATCTTGATATTCTTGATTTTGAACGCGGAGCAAAAGTTTCTGGTAGTCGTTTTGTTTATTACAAAGGGTTAGGTGCTCGATTAGAACGAGCATTATACAACTTTATGCTTGATATGCATGTTTATGATCATGGTTATACTGAGATGATGACACCTTATATCGTCAACAGTAATTCTATGTTCGGAACGGGTCAATTCCCTAAATTCAAAGAAGATGTTTTTCAATTGGAAGGAACAGATATGACGCTGATCCCAACTGCAGAGGTGCCTTTAACAAATTATTACAACAATGAAATCTTGGATAGCAAAGATTTACCGATCTATTTTACAGCACTTAGCCCTTCTTTCCGTTCTGAAGCTGGCAGTGCTGGTCGTGATACCCGTGGATTGATTCGCCTACATCAATTCAACAAAGTAGAAATGGTGAAATTTAGTGATGCGGAGCATTCTTATGAAGAATTAGAAAAAATGACAGCCAATGCGGAAGATATTTTGCAAAAACTAAATCTTCCTTATCGTGTCATGTCACTAGCTACAGGCGATATGGGCTTCTCAGCTGCTAAAACATATGACTTGGAAGTCTGGATCCCAGCACAAAATGCTTATCGTGAAATCAGTTCTTGTTCAAACTGTGAAGATTTCCAGGCCCGCCGTGCAATGATTCGTTACCGTGATGACAATGACAAAGTCCAATATGCTCATACATTAAACGGATCTGGCCTTGCTGTTGGGCGGACTGTTGCTGCAGTTTTGGAAAACTATCAAAATGAAGACGGAACTGTGACCATTCCAGAAGTTTTAGTTCCTTACATGGGTAATTTGAAATTAATTAAATAA
- a CDS encoding histidine kinase: MLVRQKKIEKQKRITLTSKEISELLAEGIVTIILLLLLNVSITVLLSGSQTLQGIIWATKGAFAKELNTDLFWSLSKFVIPIFFIVDVGVLYWRLIRRYRQMQLRHIISELHYIANGNYDHRIPFELSGDLARVVTSINGLVDSTVAAIEDERKIEKSKDELITNVSHDIRTPLTSIIGYLGLIEDRQFHNQEDLLKYTHTAYVKAKQMKLLVDDLFEYTKVRQPAVPVNTISFDMTQLIEQLAADFELEATKNDMTIQVNANPASIKMDGDTEKLVRVFNNLLSNALKYGKGGKNIVIDVEKVGTEVVIAVRNDGPSIPKKSLDQLFDRFYRVEESRSQETGGTGLGLAIAQSIIALHGGYIYATSDNHWTSFIIHLPLKRN; the protein is encoded by the coding sequence ATGCTCGTTAGACAAAAGAAAATCGAAAAGCAAAAACGAATTACCTTAACATCTAAAGAAATCAGTGAATTACTTGCTGAGGGAATTGTGACAATTATCCTGTTACTTCTATTAAATGTCTCAATTACGGTTTTACTTAGCGGCAGCCAGACACTCCAAGGAATCATTTGGGCAACTAAGGGTGCTTTCGCCAAAGAATTGAATACGGATTTATTTTGGAGCTTGAGTAAGTTTGTCATTCCAATATTTTTTATAGTTGATGTTGGTGTGTTGTACTGGCGCTTGATTCGTCGTTATCGTCAAATGCAGCTACGTCATATCATTAGTGAACTTCATTATATCGCTAATGGAAACTACGACCATCGTATTCCCTTCGAATTAAGTGGTGATTTAGCAAGAGTTGTTACCAGTATCAATGGTTTGGTTGATAGTACAGTTGCAGCGATTGAAGACGAACGCAAAATAGAAAAATCGAAAGATGAGCTGATTACAAATGTCAGTCACGATATTAGAACTCCTTTAACTTCTATTATAGGTTATTTAGGTTTGATTGAAGATCGGCAATTTCATAATCAGGAAGATTTGTTGAAATACACGCATACGGCTTATGTAAAAGCTAAACAAATGAAACTACTTGTTGATGACCTTTTTGAATATACAAAGGTTCGCCAACCAGCTGTCCCTGTCAATACTATCAGTTTCGATATGACCCAGTTGATTGAGCAACTTGCTGCTGATTTTGAACTAGAAGCAACTAAAAATGATATGACGATCCAAGTCAATGCTAATCCAGCATCAATCAAGATGGATGGAGATACTGAAAAACTAGTGCGTGTTTTCAATAATCTATTATCAAATGCACTAAAATACGGCAAAGGCGGTAAAAATATCGTCATCGACGTGGAAAAAGTTGGAACTGAAGTTGTAATCGCTGTTAGAAATGATGGCCCGTCGATCCCTAAAAAATCTTTAGATCAACTATTTGATCGATTCTATCGTGTGGAAGAATCTCGTTCACAGGAAACAGGTGGAACAGGTCTTGGTTTAGCTATCGCACAGAGTATCATTGCTTTGCATGGTGGTTATATCTATGCAACTTCTGATAATCATTGGACATCTTTTATTATTCATCTGCCTTTAAAGAGAAATTGA
- a CDS encoding PhoB family transcriptional regulator — protein MKILVADDDKEIVELLSIYIHNEGYEVIKAYDGKEALSKIRTISDIDLLILDIMMPIMDGMQVVKELRKESQIPIIMLTAKTTDMDKIKGLVAGADDYVTKPFNPLEVMARVKSILRRSQMQLKADEPDVLEIGSLIINKDSHEVKTVDGKEIQLTALEFGILYLLASHPNRVFSADEIFERVWQQESIVSAKTVMVHVSHLRDKIEEATGGEKVIQTVWGVGYKIDAR, from the coding sequence ATGAAAATTTTAGTTGCTGATGATGATAAAGAAATCGTAGAACTACTGAGTATTTATATTCATAATGAAGGCTATGAAGTGATTAAAGCTTATGATGGAAAAGAGGCGTTATCAAAGATTCGGACAATATCAGATATTGATTTACTTATCTTAGATATTATGATGCCAATTATGGATGGGATGCAAGTCGTTAAAGAATTAAGGAAAGAGTCTCAAATTCCCATTATTATGCTGACTGCTAAAACAACTGATATGGATAAAATCAAAGGTTTAGTTGCTGGAGCTGATGATTATGTTACAAAACCATTTAATCCATTAGAAGTCATGGCTCGTGTAAAATCAATTTTAAGACGTAGCCAAATGCAGCTTAAAGCAGATGAACCTGATGTACTTGAAATTGGCTCATTGATTATTAACAAAGATTCACATGAAGTTAAAACTGTTGACGGAAAAGAAATTCAACTAACTGCCTTGGAATTTGGTATCTTATACCTGCTGGCTAGCCATCCTAATCGTGTGTTTAGTGCTGACGAAATTTTTGAACGGGTCTGGCAACAAGAAAGTATTGTTTCAGCAAAAACTGTCATGGTTCACGTCAGTCACTTAAGAGATAAGATAGAAGAAGCAACTGGTGGAGAAAAAGTCATTCAAACAGTTTGGGGAGTTGGATATAAAATCGATGCTCGTTAG
- a CDS encoding CtsR family transcriptional regulator — MSNQNTSDLIEAYLKKILEESSKIEIRRAEMAHLFNCVPSQINYVINTRFTIQRGYSVESKRGGGGYIRIAKVQISDSDQLLKQIAQFTGNELSEKDALIFVQKLYEEEVITKREGNLMLSVLGKSVLGKAGSNEDYLRAQLMHSFLERLSYEEE; from the coding sequence ATGAGTAATCAAAATACTTCAGATTTAATAGAAGCATATCTAAAGAAGATTCTTGAAGAAAGCAGTAAGATTGAGATTCGCAGAGCTGAAATGGCTCATTTGTTCAATTGTGTTCCTTCCCAGATTAATTATGTTATCAATACTCGTTTTACGATTCAACGAGGTTATTCGGTTGAGAGTAAGCGTGGAGGCGGTGGATATATTCGGATTGCCAAAGTACAAATTTCTGATAGTGATCAATTATTAAAACAAATTGCTCAGTTCACGGGTAATGAACTTTCAGAAAAAGATGCGTTGATTTTTGTACAGAAGTTATATGAAGAAGAAGTCATCACTAAAAGAGAAGGAAATCTGATGTTGTCTGTTCTTGGAAAATCAGTTTTAGGCAAAGCAGGATCAAATGAAGATTATTTACGTGCTCAATTGATGCATTCATTTTTAGAACGTTTGAGTTACGAGGAGGAATGA
- a CDS encoding ATP-dependent Clp protease ATP-binding subunit ClpC: MDELFTESAKAVLAIAQEEAKYFRHQSVGSEHLLLALVLEPNGIAGKSLRQLNADKNDIREEIEHLTGYGTVKAYPKGAYLPYSPRAKQIFAYAGDEAKRLGAPNIGTEHILLGLLRDEDILASRILLNLGLSLSKMRQLLMKKIGITDPQMSGNVGRRRNNQAQKAAPKGTPTLDSLARDLTKLAREKDLDPVVGRSQEVRRLIQILSRRTKNNPVLVGEPGVGKTAIAEGLAQKIVNGEVPEDMQEKRLMMLDMGALVAGTKYRGEFEDRLKKVIDEIYQDGEVILFIDELHTLIGAGGAEGAIDASNILKPALARGELQTIGATTLDEYQKYIEKDSALERRFARVQVDEPTPEEAEEILKGLRSRYEEHHGVEITDDALHAAVQLSVRYINSRQLPDKAIDLMDESSAKVRLDLADEPSEINNLRVEIARLVQEKEEAIQSQSFESAARLRQKEKKLVRKLENILLLEEKEASGYANRVTEEDVANVVSQWTGVPLQQLEKKESERLLELESILHHRVVGQDDAVQAVSRAIRRARSGLKDPDRPIGSFMFLGPTGVGKTELAKALAETMFGSEDALVRVDMSEFMEKYSTSRLIGSPPGYVGYEEGGQLTEKIRQKPYSVILLDEVEKAHPDVFNILLQVLDDGHLTDSKGRKVDFRNTILIMTSNIGATAIRDEKNVGFNVQDLTKDYGAMQKRILEELKKAFRPEFLNRVDETVVFRSLDQEEIHEIVKIMSKSIMQRLREQDVNVKITAAAIEVIGKVGFDPEYGARPIRRALQKEVEDRLSEALLSGQIHLGDKVTIGASKGKITLNVKSPKPEQVLQTI; this comes from the coding sequence ATGGATGAATTATTTACAGAAAGTGCCAAGGCGGTATTAGCTATTGCACAAGAAGAAGCAAAATATTTTAGGCATCAATCCGTGGGCTCAGAACATTTATTGTTAGCACTAGTTTTAGAGCCAAATGGAATTGCTGGGAAGTCATTACGCCAGTTGAACGCAGATAAAAATGATATTCGTGAAGAAATCGAACACTTAACTGGCTATGGAACTGTTAAGGCTTATCCTAAAGGTGCGTATTTACCTTATTCCCCTCGTGCAAAACAAATATTTGCTTATGCAGGTGATGAGGCAAAACGTTTAGGCGCACCAAATATTGGAACGGAACATATCTTATTAGGATTATTAAGAGATGAAGATATATTAGCTTCACGTATTTTATTGAATTTAGGTTTAAGTTTATCTAAGATGCGTCAGTTGCTGATGAAGAAAATAGGTATTACTGATCCGCAAATGAGTGGAAATGTAGGACGTCGTCGCAATAATCAAGCTCAAAAAGCTGCGCCGAAAGGAACACCAACGTTAGATTCATTAGCACGTGATTTAACGAAATTAGCCCGTGAAAAAGATCTTGATCCAGTTGTGGGACGTTCACAAGAGGTTAGACGTTTGATTCAAATTCTAAGTCGCCGTACAAAAAATAATCCAGTTTTAGTTGGCGAGCCTGGTGTCGGTAAAACGGCAATCGCTGAAGGTTTGGCACAAAAAATTGTGAACGGTGAAGTGCCTGAAGATATGCAGGAAAAACGCTTGATGATGTTAGATATGGGCGCTTTGGTAGCTGGTACTAAATATCGTGGAGAGTTTGAGGATCGATTAAAGAAAGTTATTGATGAAATATATCAAGATGGTGAAGTGATTTTGTTTATCGATGAATTGCATACCTTAATTGGTGCTGGCGGTGCTGAAGGGGCAATTGATGCATCGAATATTTTAAAACCAGCACTTGCAAGAGGAGAACTGCAAACAATCGGTGCAACAACTTTGGATGAGTATCAAAAATATATCGAAAAAGATTCTGCTTTGGAACGCCGTTTTGCCCGTGTGCAAGTTGATGAACCAACACCAGAAGAAGCCGAAGAAATTTTAAAAGGACTCCGTTCTCGTTATGAAGAACATCATGGTGTGGAAATCACAGATGACGCTCTGCATGCAGCAGTTCAATTATCTGTTCGTTATATCAATTCACGTCAATTACCGGATAAAGCCATCGATTTGATGGATGAGTCTTCAGCTAAAGTTCGTTTAGATTTAGCCGACGAACCTTCCGAAATTAATAATTTACGTGTTGAAATTGCTCGTTTAGTTCAAGAAAAAGAAGAAGCAATCCAATCGCAGTCATTTGAAAGCGCAGCGAGATTGCGTCAAAAAGAGAAAAAGCTAGTGCGTAAATTGGAAAATATTTTACTGTTAGAAGAAAAAGAAGCTTCAGGTTACGCTAATCGTGTAACAGAAGAAGATGTTGCTAACGTCGTTTCACAATGGACAGGCGTGCCGTTACAGCAGTTAGAGAAAAAAGAAAGCGAACGGTTACTTGAATTAGAAAGTATCTTACATCATCGAGTAGTTGGACAAGATGATGCCGTTCAAGCTGTATCACGTGCAATTCGTAGAGCCCGTAGTGGCTTGAAAGATCCAGACAGACCAATTGGTTCATTTATGTTCTTAGGACCGACAGGTGTAGGTAAGACAGAGCTTGCTAAAGCTTTAGCTGAAACAATGTTTGGTAGTGAAGATGCACTGGTTCGAGTGGATATGTCTGAATTTATGGAAAAATACAGCACCAGTCGTTTGATTGGTTCACCTCCAGGTTATGTGGGTTATGAAGAAGGTGGCCAATTGACTGAAAAAATTCGTCAAAAACCGTACTCTGTTATTTTATTAGATGAAGTAGAAAAAGCCCATCCAGATGTGTTCAATATCTTGTTACAAGTATTAGACGATGGACACTTAACTGATTCTAAAGGACGTAAAGTTGATTTTAGAAATACTATTTTGATCATGACATCAAATATTGGTGCAACTGCCATTCGTGATGAGAAGAATGTTGGCTTCAACGTACAAGACCTGACAAAAGATTACGGGGCAATGCAAAAACGAATCTTGGAAGAGTTGAAAAAAGCCTTCCGTCCAGAATTCTTGAATCGTGTGGATGAAACAGTCGTTTTCCGTTCATTGGACCAAGAAGAAATCCATGAAATCGTGAAAATCATGAGTAAATCCATCATGCAACGTTTGAGAGAGCAAGATGTGAACGTGAAAATCACTGCAGCTGCCATAGAAGTGATTGGAAAAGTTGGTTTTGATCCGGAATATGGTGCACGTCCAATCCGTAGAGCTTTACAAAAAGAAGTAGAGGATCGCTTAAGTGAAGCATTACTTTCTGGTCAGATCCATCTTGGGGATAAGGTAACGATTGGGGCAAGTAAGGGCAAGATAACTCTGAATGTCAAATCACCTAAACCAGAACAAGTATTACAAACAATTTAA
- a CDS encoding peptidase U32, with amino-acid sequence MIELIATAESVEQAEALLAVGVDTLYIGEEAFGLRLPVSFSREEQRAITEKAHAAGKKVTVALNGIMHPEKMKKVPEYLAFLEEINVDQVTVGDPGVVFVMQRDGIDIPYIYDGETLVTSSRQINFWAKRGAIGAILAREVPFEEMKAMQDNLMVPAEVLVYGATCIHQSKRPLLQNYYNFTKNDESASRERGLFISEPKKEETHYSIYEDSHGTHIFADNDVNLIGELDKLHEHNYAKWKLDGIYTPGENFVKVAKLFVEAREKLESGIWSSEQAQKAIEQIETLHPENRGLDIGFFDLDPDEIK; translated from the coding sequence ATGATTGAACTTATTGCAACTGCTGAGTCTGTTGAACAGGCCGAGGCATTATTAGCAGTAGGGGTAGACACTTTATACATCGGAGAAGAGGCATTCGGGTTACGCTTGCCAGTATCGTTTTCTCGTGAGGAACAACGGGCTATTACCGAAAAAGCGCATGCAGCTGGTAAAAAAGTAACTGTCGCATTAAATGGGATCATGCATCCAGAAAAAATGAAGAAAGTCCCTGAATATTTGGCATTTTTAGAAGAAATTAACGTGGACCAGGTGACGGTCGGTGATCCTGGCGTTGTATTTGTGATGCAACGTGATGGAATCGATATTCCCTACATCTATGATGGAGAGACTTTGGTGACTAGTTCTCGCCAAATCAACTTTTGGGCCAAACGTGGAGCAATCGGTGCTATCTTAGCGCGTGAAGTGCCTTTTGAAGAAATGAAAGCAATGCAGGACAATTTGATGGTTCCAGCTGAAGTGCTTGTTTATGGAGCTACCTGTATTCATCAATCAAAACGACCATTATTGCAAAATTACTACAATTTTACTAAAAACGATGAATCAGCTAGTAGAGAACGTGGGCTGTTTATATCTGAACCTAAAAAAGAAGAAACCCATTACTCGATTTATGAAGATAGTCATGGCACACATATATTTGCGGACAATGATGTAAATTTAATTGGCGAACTAGATAAGCTTCATGAGCACAATTACGCAAAATGGAAACTTGATGGCATTTATACACCGGGGGAAAACTTTGTGAAAGTCGCTAAATTGTTCGTAGAAGCTAGAGAAAAACTAGAATCAGGTATTTGGTCCAGTGAGCAAGCACAAAAAGCAATTGAACAAATTGAGACCCTTCACCCAGAAAATCGTGGGTTAGATATCGGATTCTTTGATTTGGATCCAGACGAGATAAAATAA
- a CDS encoding protease: MTNERTLKRPEVLAPAGTLEKLKTAIHYGADAVYIGGNAYGLRSRAGNFTKEDMIEGVAFANEHGAKVYVAANMVTHEGNQEGAGDFFREIRDVGISAVIVSDPALIEICAAEAPGLPIHLSTQASATNYETLEFWKNEGLERVVLAREVSMDEVAEIRKNTDVEIEAFIHGAMCISYSGRCTLSNHMSMRDANRGGCSQSCRWKYELYDLPFGAERTNLTDKGEVEEEFSMSAVDMAMIQHIPELIQNGVDSFKIEGRMKSIHYVSTVANVYKKAVDTYMEDPENYECKQEWIDELWKVAQRELSTGFYYHVPTDEEQLFGERRKIPQYKFIGEVMAYDPETKVATIRQRNHFSVGDEIEFYGPGFNHFHQTVEVMYNEEGESIDRAPNPMMILTMPVVEPVAVGDMIRKKK; this comes from the coding sequence ATGACAAACGAACGAACATTGAAGCGTCCTGAGGTCTTAGCACCAGCAGGGACGCTAGAAAAACTAAAAACAGCCATTCATTACGGTGCAGATGCAGTATATATTGGTGGAAATGCTTATGGGTTACGCAGCCGAGCAGGTAATTTCACAAAAGAAGATATGATCGAAGGCGTAGCATTCGCTAATGAGCATGGAGCAAAAGTTTATGTAGCAGCAAATATGGTCACTCATGAAGGCAATCAAGAAGGAGCAGGAGACTTTTTCAGAGAAATTCGCGATGTTGGTATTTCTGCAGTAATCGTTTCTGATCCGGCCTTGATTGAAATTTGTGCAGCAGAAGCGCCGGGCTTGCCGATCCATTTGTCTACACAAGCGTCAGCTACCAATTATGAAACATTAGAATTTTGGAAAAATGAGGGGCTGGAACGTGTTGTTTTAGCACGTGAAGTATCGATGGACGAAGTAGCAGAAATCCGTAAAAATACAGATGTTGAAATCGAAGCATTTATCCACGGAGCAATGTGTATTTCTTATTCTGGTAGATGCACGTTATCTAACCACATGTCGATGCGGGATGCGAACCGCGGCGGTTGTTCACAATCTTGCCGCTGGAAATATGAGCTTTATGATTTGCCTTTTGGCGCTGAACGTACAAACTTGACAGATAAAGGTGAAGTTGAAGAAGAATTTTCAATGAGTGCAGTCGATATGGCGATGATCCAGCATATTCCTGAGCTGATTCAAAACGGTGTTGATAGCTTTAAAATCGAAGGACGGATGAAATCTATTCATTATGTTTCAACTGTAGCAAATGTGTACAAAAAAGCAGTAGATACCTATATGGAAGATCCTGAAAATTATGAATGCAAACAAGAATGGATCGATGAACTCTGGAAAGTGGCACAAAGAGAACTTTCAACTGGTTTTTATTATCATGTACCGACAGACGAAGAACAATTATTTGGAGAACGTCGTAAAATTCCTCAATATAAGTTTATTGGGGAAGTGATGGCGTATGATCCTGAGACAAAAGTTGCAACAATTCGCCAGAGAAATCATTTTAGTGTAGGTGATGAAATTGAATTTTATGGTCCTGGGTTCAATCACTTCCATCAAACAGTAGAAGTTATGTATAATGAAGAGGGCGAATCGATCGATCGGGCACCAAATCCAATGATGATTTTAACGATGCCGGTTGTAGAACCAGTAGCAGTTGGCGATATGATTCGTAAGAAGAAATAA